The window TACTTTTATACGATTTAGAGAATTCGCGGCCCAAACGGAAGTGCTGCATATCATAAATCAGCGGAACGGCTGAGCGTTTTTCGCGtcgaaaaatttgtttaattagGCAGATGCCTCGACCATTTGCACAGATGTGGCTTGTTTTTATCAGCTGTGGTAGGTAGATGGGTATGCCACGAAGTTTGGATTAAAAAACTCAAATTTTTTTCTGTCATTCGCTTGTAGATGCggaatataaatattcataagAGTACCCGTATCACAGTATTATTgttatgtttttttgtttctcctTTTCGCCAAAACAGAATTATCTCAAACCTGATAGTTTAGTTTCGGGTCTTGATGTTACCGAGCTGAATGATAAAAAACGGTTTATTAATTTATCTAAGCTGTGACTAAAACTAAACACTTGCACAGTAGCTGTTTCATTCGAGAGATATTTATAGTGCAATCTAGGGCAAGACACATGCCAGTTAACTGGTCATAAACTATCAGAATTAGCCATAAAGCTTATCCAGTTAAGCAGAACAGCAAACGGCCTGGTCTAATGCCAAAGCTAATGACTTAATGTTCTGCTAACTGGATTGATTGACTGTTTGATTAATTGCTTTCAGAGTCTCAAGATCAAATTTGGTTTCTGAAGAGCTCGAATATCTGTTGGCCTGAAATGTTTCCTCATGGGGTTAATGGCTTCTagagcccttttttatttaatactcTTATTGGCGTTCACGCCCTCCGTGTCAGctttgaaataaattttagcACAAGTCTTTGTTTATCTATCTGCGCTacgtttattgtttatttttcaaccTATTCTTCTCTGATTCTGGAATATGCAAATGGAGTAGAGTCAGACATGCAAATAAACccataaaaagtatttttgcatttcttcTCATCCATCGGAAATTAGCATTTGAATATAGTTGGCGGCGTGGGTTAAACCACAAACCTGTTGAGCAGCttgtttagatttttcgaTGATGATGCAGCTGCTCACTGGGGTGGCAGGTAGGTGTTGCGTGGGGCAGAGACCACGACGGGTGGCAGATAGGTGTTGCGTGGGGCAGAGACCACGGCGGGTGGCAGATAGGTGTTGCGCGGCACCGGGAGGGAGATCACCTGGGGGGCAGGACGAGCCACGGTAACCACTTGCGGCACTGGACGAGCTACGGAGATCACTTGGGGAGCAGGACGAGCCACAGATACCACATGAGGAGCTGGACGGGCAACTGTCACTACTTGGGGGACCGGTCGCGCCACCTGAATCACTTGAGGCACCACTCTAGGTGCAGGGGGAAGATAAGTGCGTTGAGGCACCACGACTGGGCGTGAAACCACCACCTGGGGATGCACCACTGGACGCTGCACTATCTGAGGAACCACCTGCACTTGGGGCACCACCTGCACTTGGGGGACCACCTGAACTTGGGCCACCGGAGGCAAGTAGGTCCTTGAAAGGGAAGTGGCACTGACCACTCCCAACAAAGTCACAGCAAAAACAGCAAAGATAGCGCGCTGTAATGAAATAAAAGTTTCCATTATTTCTTTCTTCCGACTAAGTAAAATCCCGAGCGATCGAAACCCACCATGTTGATCTCTCAAAGTCGAACAATTGAACTGTTTTTTTCAAGCGGAACATTTGGTATTTATAAGACATTTTGGGAGaatccaaaatatatatactatattcgataataataataagatcTGTGTATTTGCATACAAAAAGATTGCAAGAGTCTGGCGAAATGCGATTACCAGAGCGGGTAATAAATAATCAGTAGCCCGGGCACAGGTTTCATGTCTGCCATAAAACAATTTTGGGTATCAATATGAGTTAGAATATTTCTGATTTGGTATTTGAAAGGAGCGGATCAAGTCCATAAAAACCATTAGTACGACAGTTAACTTTACCAAGATGCTTTCACTTTTTTATGACCTAACAAATAATTAGCAGGGTGATGAGTATTTTTTGATACCAAGTCGAAGTTGGGGTACTCTTCTTCATtactttttctttaatttcatGGCTTCATTCATTTTTAAGTGTAACATTTTGATTCATttcgaaatttaaatatatttaaatacagGAGAATATAAAGTTTTCCGTTTTTATaggatttttttaaataacacaaattactaaatataaatttaaaagcaaaatgtattaaattttGTGTGGTGAGTACTTTTGGATAAGGGTATTTTATGATGAAATGTAGGACTTTAATTTCagaaatttggaaaattacaAGTCTGTCTGgtgaatattaaaaaaaactggttAGTACATTTTGTGTCTTGTTTGGATGTAACATGTTCTGATGAACTTGTACCctcaaaaaagtaaaacaaataaatcatCAGCAAGTCTTCATAGTACATAAAACTGTCTAACAAATAGTTAAAATGTGTCAAATACAAATACCCTAGATTTTAATCTACTTTTGAAACAAGTTTTTCTAACATCGAAACAATAGAATGTTATTTACAGAATGTGGCTTAGAAATGTTAACGCATAGCCATGACACAAACCAACGCTGTAGAGACTCTGTTAAATCATATTCCGAATTTATGTGCTCTTAATGCAGATttatacgaaaaaaaaattgagagttttctgtatttttaattaacttgAGATTTTGTTGTGTGATTTTAGgttttgctttttcttttctGCCTTTGGTGTGATTCTATATAAAAATTTGCCGAGCTTGCAGTAAATTTTCGAACGTAGTTAGCTGACCGCGGTAAGGTGGCTTCCGTTGCCAGCAGCTAACCAGCTAATCGATTCTACTCCCCTcgaaaaaatacataaaatataaatctcCCCTCTTTAAAGATTAATGTCTAGCATTAGGGGGTGTCTTGTGTTGGGTTTGATAAACtgttttcaaaattatttgcaTGCACCGAGTCAGGCAGGAATTcgttttcggtttcggttttgtCTAGGGAGCTCGATGATAAGTATGAATAGAACAAACTTGTTCTTAATTATGCCTAATGTGAAATTTATAAACACTAAATTCTATAGCATTCAATAAACTAATTGAACCGGTTTCTGGACTTTGCCTCTTAGCTAACATTTCTCGGATGGGCTCTGATCTGCAAtttccgatccgatccgatccccGTCATACGACTGGATTCTGAAGCAACGCGTGTTCAGCGGTGCACATATTTGACCATTTCAACAAAACGCTAAACAAATTTGTTCTTTAGATgatgtatatatacatatatgtggtCCATATATGTACacctatataaaaaaattagctTGAATGCAGATTTGAAACCCGTTTACCGTTGAGTGGCATTTACCCAAGATCTATCTAATTAAACCACAAGCAAAAGTTTTGTGTTTTGATTCGGGATGAAGTAATCAGAGCTAATCTTTAATATTAGCTACATGATGGCCTGAGAACTGAGGCGAGTGCCGGAAACTTTGAAGTGAGTTAGGTAGATCAGGTCAACCGACAAATTGGCTTGCAAGATGAATCGTCTAAGATCGAAATTCGGAATGAGTAACGGCACTGAAGGTTTCAAATTTCCTATGACTGTGACTTGATTGACGACATTCGATTTCAAAACCATGACGTAGAAAATAATCCGAGAACCAGAATATAAACTAGTACTTAGTATGCATGCGTATCTATCCGATTCGCCCTACAGATTGCGCAACACAAATTTGAaatggaaattatttaaaaaatcccCTAAAATTCTAAATAAAGAATGGCGTGAAATTATTGATTGCGCCTGGCGTGGTAAGTTCAACGATCGACCTAGCGCTTGGATTCTTCGAAGTCAATCATCTCCAACGTCATAACCATCCAAGCATGAGGGGCTTATAGAGAAGAATATAATGGATTTGTGACAAGAAACAATTAACACAGCAATCAAGCGAAAGAAAGATTTGTGGGCGATTATGgcaacaaattcaaattgatTAAATTAAGATTGAGCTCGATT of the Drosophila ananassae strain 14024-0371.13 chromosome 2R, ASM1763931v2, whole genome shotgun sequence genome contains:
- the LOC6507701 gene encoding serine/threonine-protein kinase WNK2 translates to MRAIFAVFAVTLLGVVSATSLSRTYLPPVAQVQVVPQVQVVPQVQVVPQIVQRPVVHPQVVVSRPVVVPQRTYLPPAPRVVPQVIQVARPVPQVVTVARPAPHVVSVARPAPQVISVARPVPQVVTVARPAPQVISLPVPRNTYLPPAVVSAPRNTYLPPVVVSAPRNTYLPPQ